In Plasmodium vinckei vinckei genome assembly, chromosome: PVVCY_13, a single genomic region encodes these proteins:
- a CDS encoding proteasome subunit beta type-7, putative, whose translation MKLDYINAIKEENGGYNFENLKRNEILKEKGVTFPTFRKTGTTICGIVCQNAVILGADTRATEGPIVADKNCSKLHYISKNIYCAGAGVAGDLEHTTLWLQHNVELHRLNTKTQPRVAMCVSRLTQELFKYQGYKVCAIVLGGVDVTGPQLYAISPHGSSCLLPFTALGSGSLNAMTVLEAKYRDNMTIEEGKELVAEAICAGIFNDLGSGGNVDICVITKDGTQHIRPYKQPNPRLYHLAHPTIYPKGTTPILYEKIENIKKYITIEDA comes from the coding sequence atgaaactcgattatataaatgcgataaaagaagaaaatggaggatataattttgaaaaccTAAAGAGAAATGAAATTTTGAAGGAAAAGGGAGTAACATTCCCAACATTTCGAAAAACAGGAACAACTATTTGTGGAATAGTTTGTCAAAATGCAGTTATATTAGGAGCCGATACACGAGCAACAGAAGGGCCAATAGTTGcagataaaaattgtagTAAATTACATTACATaagcaaaaatatatattgcgCAGGTGCAGGTGTGGCTGGAGATTTAGAGCACACTACATTATGGCTACAACACAATGTTGAGTTACACCGTTTGAATACAAAAACTCAACCTAGAGTAGCTATGTGTGTATCGAGGTTAACTCaagaattatttaaatatcaAGGTTATAAAGTATGCGCAATAGTATTAGGAGGTGTAGATGTTACTGGACCACAGCTATATGCTATAAGCCCTCATGGGTCGTCTTGCCTCTTACCATTTACAGCTTTAGGATCAGGATCTTTAAATGCTATGACCGTTTTAGAGGCAAAATATAGAGATAACATGACAATAGAAGAAGGAAAAGAACTTGTGGCTGAAGCAATATGTGCAGGTATCTTTAATGATTTAGGTTCTGGTGGAAATGTAGATATTTGTGTCATAACAAAAGATGGTACACAACATATAAGACCTTATAAACAACCAAACCCTCGATTATATCATTTAGCACATCCAACTATTTATCCAAAGGGAACTACAccaattttatatgaaaaaattgaaaacattaaaaaatatattaccaTAGAAGATGCATAA